A window from Drosophila subobscura isolate 14011-0131.10 chromosome O, UCBerk_Dsub_1.0, whole genome shotgun sequence encodes these proteins:
- the LOC117898939 gene encoding probable ATP-dependent RNA helicase DDX55 homolog — protein MSRKKWTSLDKPRISDAVLEVIQSFGFRDMTPVQTATIPLLLALKDVSAEAVTGSGKTLAFLVPLLEILQRRHRERPWGPKEIGALIISPTRELARQISEVLAQFLAHEELEHLNQQLIVGGNSIEEDIATLRKETPCILVCTPGRLEDLFQRKGDDLNLALRVKSLEFLVLDEADRLLDLGFKTSVNNILGYLPRQRRTGLFSATQTTEVTDLIRAGLRNPVLVSVKEKASVNTPARLQNFYRIVEPEQKFVALLQFLSSPATRTGKVMVFFPTCACVEYWAEALPPLLPKRSVLGIHGKMKNKRAIVVEKFRNEPESVLLCTDVLARGLDVPEIEWVVQWDPPSNASSFVHRVGRTARQGNDGNALVFLLPSEDAYIHFLKINQKVELNELPNDEAGPTDTQLPSVLEQLHRQQRADKGVYDKGMRAFVSHVRAYTKHECSAILRLKDLDLGKMATAYGLLQLPRMPELKNYSGDGFVAPSAEVDLTKLTYKNAQKEQVRQQKQQTYEQTGSWPGQKLHKKRTESWDNTKKAKLDAKSKKELRKAKKQRKREAELAEGAPGQRKRKQQYSQEDLDELASDIRLFKRLKKNKISEEEYDEAMGIEKDD, from the coding sequence atgtCGCGCAAGAAATGGACTTCTCTGGACAAACCGCGCATCTCGGACGCCGTGCTGGAGGTTATTCAAAGCTTTGGCTTTCGGGATATGACGCCAGTGCAGACGGCGACCattcccctgctgctggctctcaaAGACGTCTCCGCGGAGGCCGTCACGGGCAGCGGCAAGACACTGGCGTTTTTGGTTCCATTGCTGGAGATTCTGCAGAGACGACACAGGGAGCGACCGTGGGGCCCTAAGGAGATCGGTGCACTGATCATCTCACCCACACGAGAGTTGGCGCGACAGATATCCGAGGTGCTGGCACAGTTCCTGGCCcacgaggagctggagcactTGAACCAGCAGCTGATTGTCGGCGGCAACAGCATTGAGGAGGATATTGCGACACTGAGAAAGGAGACACCCTGCATACTGGTGTGCACACCGGGCCGCCTGGAGGATTTGTTTCAGCGCAAAGGCGATGACCTCAATCTGGCATTGCGCGTCAAGAGTCTGGAGTTCTTGGTGCTGGACGAGGCGGATCGCTTGCTGGACCTGGGCTTCAAGACGAGCGTCAACAACATACTGGGCTACCTGCCCAGGCAGCGACGAACGGGCCTCTTCTCGGCCACCCAGACCACCGAGGTGACAGACCTCATCCGTGCTGGCCTGCGCAATCCCGTGCTGGTCTCTGTGAAGGAGAAGGCTTCAGTGAACACGCCAGCCAGGCTGCAGAACTTCTACAGGATCGTCGAGCCTGAGCAAAAGTtcgtggcgctgctgcagttcctcTCCTCGCCGGCCACACGCACGGGCAAGGTAATGGTCTTCTTTCCCACCTGTGCCTGCGTGGAGTACTGGGCGGAGGCCTTGCCCCCACTGCTGCCCAAGCGCAGTGTCCTGGGCATTCACGGCAAGATGAAGAACAAGCGAGCCATCGTCGTGGAGAAGTTCCGCAACGAGCCGGAGTCCGTGCTGCTCTGCACAGATGTGCTGGCCCGCGGCTTGGACGTGCCCGAGATCGAGTGGGTGGTGCAGTGGGATCCGCCCTCGAATGCGTCCAGCTTTGTGCATCGCGTGGGACGCACTGCTCGCCAGGGCAACGATGGCAACGCCCTGGTCTTTCTGCTGCCCAGCGAGGATGCGTACATCCACTTCCTGAAGATCAACCAAAAGGTGGAACTCAACGAGCTGCCCAACGACGAGGCTGGCCCCACGGACACGCAACTTCCGAGCGTtctggagcagctgcatcGACAGCAGAGGGCGGACAAGGGTGTCTACGACAAGGGAATGCGCGCCTTTGTCTCCCATGTCCGGGCCTACACCAAGCACGAGTGCAGCGCCATTCTGCGACTGAAAGATCTGGATCTGGGCAAGATGGCCACCGCCTACGGACTGCTGCAACTGCCGCGCATGCCGGAGCTAAAGAACTACAGCGGAGACGGCTTCGTAGCGCCCAGCGCAGAGGTGGATCTCACCAAGCTCACCTACAAGAATGCACAGAAGGAGCAGGTGcgccagcagaagcaacagacGTACGAGCAGACGGGCAGCTGGCCGGGCCAGAAGCTGCACAAGAAGCGCACCGAGTCCTGGGATAACACAAAGAAAGCCAAACTGGATGCCAAGTCGAAGAAGGAGCTGCGCAAGGCGAAGAAGCAACGCAAGCGGGAGGCGGAGTTGGCCGAGGGAGCGCCAGGACAGCGCAAAAGGAAGCAGCAATACAGCCAGGAAGACCTCGACGAGCTGGCCAGTGATATTCGGCTCTTCAAGAGGctgaaaaagaacaaaatcaGCGAAGAGGAATACGACGAGGCGATGGGCATTGAAAAGGACGATTAA